In Rhodococcus sp. OK302, one genomic interval encodes:
- a CDS encoding CoA transferase subunit A — protein sequence MSDKTMTEDDVVRRLRSGMTIGIGGWGSRRKPMSLVRAILRSDLTDLTIVSYGGPDVGLLCAAGKVKKVIFGFVSLDSIALDPHFRAVRQAGAVEVAEYDEGMLQWGLYAAGIRMPFLPTRAGLGSDVMTVNPDMRTVSDPYGDEVFAAMPALNLDAALVHMNRADMHGNAQFLGPDLYFDDLFCMAAEDAYVSCEEIVPTKALTADAHPSTLRIARLLVSGVVEAPKGAHFTSCVPNYERDESFQREYAAAARDPQQWKAFVGEYLSGSEADYQRAVALRDSQAVSA from the coding sequence TTGAGTGACAAGACGATGACCGAGGACGATGTCGTACGTCGACTGCGGTCCGGTATGACGATCGGTATCGGTGGTTGGGGGTCACGGCGCAAGCCGATGTCCCTCGTGCGTGCAATTCTTCGATCAGACCTCACGGATCTGACGATCGTGTCGTACGGTGGTCCGGACGTCGGATTGCTCTGTGCGGCAGGGAAAGTCAAGAAGGTGATTTTCGGGTTCGTTTCGTTGGACTCGATTGCCCTCGATCCGCATTTCCGGGCCGTCCGTCAGGCCGGAGCGGTGGAAGTGGCCGAGTACGACGAGGGAATGCTGCAGTGGGGTTTGTACGCTGCCGGCATCCGGATGCCCTTCTTGCCGACCCGAGCTGGACTGGGATCGGACGTCATGACGGTCAACCCCGATATGCGTACCGTATCCGACCCGTACGGAGACGAGGTTTTTGCAGCGATGCCCGCCTTGAATCTTGATGCGGCACTGGTGCACATGAACCGTGCAGACATGCATGGCAATGCCCAATTCTTGGGCCCTGACCTGTATTTCGACGATCTGTTCTGCATGGCGGCCGAGGATGCCTATGTGTCGTGCGAGGAAATCGTGCCCACCAAGGCCTTGACGGCCGATGCTCATCCGTCGACGCTGCGGATCGCCCGTCTCCTGGTCTCCGGTGTGGTCGAGGCACCGAAGGGCGCACATTTCACCTCGTGCGTGCCGAACTACGAACGCGACGAATCCTTCCAGCGGGAATATGCGGCCGCCGCCCGCGATCCACAACAGTGGAAAGCCTTTGTCGGCGAGTACCTTTCCGGTAGCGAAGCGGACTACCAGCGCGCTGTCGCGCTGCGCGATTCCCAGGCGGTGTCGGCATGA
- a CDS encoding sugar phosphate isomerase/epimerase family protein, producing the protein MDHNDKSRQMDLVRGPFPSVSLITTASWALRDELALCRRLGISAVALSAYKAGRTGWPETVSLAREFGVAVGCIAHGITADPDDGTAWEGEIAALDAAVVGAAGLGAPTVLFTTGPSGRLSWEDAADRLIDHVSPVAERAKQLGVRLSLENTMQMRSDLSFVHTVRDAAVIARRLDIGMVVDLYCAFQEPDLLGTLRAELDRVQIVQVADFRVGTLAVPNRWVPGDGDLPMDRLLREVLGLGYRGAVELEILGPAIEEEGPESALRRAYSWLTAELAVDAEMKP; encoded by the coding sequence ATGGATCACAACGACAAATCCCGCCAGATGGACCTGGTGCGAGGCCCATTTCCTTCCGTCAGTCTGATTACAACCGCGAGTTGGGCATTGCGTGACGAGTTGGCGCTCTGCCGACGCCTCGGGATTTCCGCCGTGGCACTGTCCGCGTACAAAGCGGGTCGAACCGGTTGGCCGGAAACGGTATCGCTGGCCCGTGAGTTCGGCGTCGCGGTCGGTTGTATCGCGCACGGAATCACAGCCGATCCGGACGATGGAACTGCCTGGGAGGGGGAGATTGCGGCACTCGACGCAGCAGTGGTCGGCGCGGCAGGTCTGGGAGCACCGACGGTGCTGTTCACAACGGGACCGTCCGGACGTCTCAGCTGGGAAGATGCAGCAGACCGATTGATCGATCATGTGTCGCCGGTGGCCGAGCGGGCCAAACAGTTGGGAGTTCGGCTCTCCCTGGAGAACACCATGCAGATGCGTTCGGATCTGAGTTTCGTTCATACAGTTCGCGATGCGGCGGTAATCGCACGGCGTCTGGACATCGGAATGGTCGTCGACCTCTATTGCGCATTTCAGGAACCGGATCTACTCGGTACCTTGCGGGCTGAACTCGATCGGGTGCAGATCGTGCAAGTAGCCGATTTCCGGGTAGGAACGCTCGCGGTTCCCAACCGGTGGGTACCCGGCGATGGAGATCTTCCGATGGATCGACTGTTGCGTGAAGTGCTCGGTCTCGGCTACCGCGGTGCTGTTGAGCTGGAGATACTCGGTCCTGCGATTGAGGAGGAAGGGCCGGAGAGTGCGCTTAGGCGAGCGTATTCCTGGCTCACCGCGGAGTTGGCGGTTGACGCGGAGATGAAACCATGA
- a CDS encoding arylsulfatase, giving the protein MNVDTRTSASGSQRREPRESDAPKWPVPVSAPAGAPNVLVIMTDDVGYGASSTFGGPIPTPALDALAETGLRYTQFHTTAMCSPTRAALMTGRNHHKVGAGRVTEMALAYDGYTSIIPDSAATVAEMLRCNGYSTAQFGKYHNVPVYETGPAGPFDHWPTNMGFQHFYGYLGGSTDNWAPALYEGTSPVDPPTDDPTYHLEKDLADKAITWIRRQKSAAPNKPVYIQYSNAATHAPHHAPREWIDRFRGQFDQGWDAIREETIARQKQLGVIPADTELTERPEQIASWDSLTAEHQKVAARMMEVYAGALAYADSQIGRVLEELERIGELDNTLVFYIQGDNGASPEGGANGSLNEMSYVNRMEDSIESLLEHLDELGGPLHYNHFPAGWAHATDTPFKWFKMVASHFGGTRNGMVLSHTARITDAGGIRTQFHHVIDVVPTILDVIGIEAPKQIRGVEQMPLCGVPMAYTFDDAAAPSTRTTQYFELMGNLAIYSDGWVAATTPREMPWEFATGADSLDDVNWELYHVENDYSQSDDLSAQYPDKLSALVDLFWEEAEANQVLPVIVKALNPGPPKPNPTFGLTTFVYYDGVTRVTPGSAPDVTNKPFSITADVVLTSNHADGMLLSQGGRFGGHALYLANGVLTYHYNLLGRERGTVTSEFALPAGRHQLVAVVDIDPTQRGGSAAVTLLCDEEKVGYGTVANTAPFRLNYIEGLSIGRDTGTPVSEQYQLPFIFDGVLDKVTVALG; this is encoded by the coding sequence ATGAACGTCGATACCCGCACGAGCGCCTCGGGTTCACAGCGCCGCGAACCCCGCGAATCCGATGCGCCGAAATGGCCGGTTCCCGTGTCGGCGCCCGCAGGCGCGCCGAACGTTCTCGTGATCATGACCGATGACGTCGGTTACGGGGCAAGCAGCACTTTCGGTGGACCGATTCCCACTCCGGCGCTCGACGCACTCGCCGAAACCGGTCTGCGTTACACGCAGTTTCATACAACTGCGATGTGTTCTCCGACCCGCGCGGCACTCATGACCGGTCGCAACCACCACAAGGTCGGTGCGGGGCGTGTCACCGAGATGGCGCTTGCCTACGACGGATACACCAGCATCATCCCCGACAGCGCTGCCACGGTTGCCGAAATGCTGCGGTGCAACGGATATTCCACCGCACAGTTCGGCAAGTACCACAATGTCCCCGTCTACGAGACCGGGCCCGCCGGACCGTTCGACCACTGGCCCACGAACATGGGATTCCAACATTTCTACGGCTATCTCGGTGGCAGCACCGACAATTGGGCACCCGCACTGTACGAAGGGACCAGTCCGGTGGACCCACCTACGGACGATCCCACGTACCACCTCGAAAAAGACCTGGCAGACAAGGCAATTACCTGGATTCGTCGGCAGAAGTCGGCGGCACCGAACAAGCCTGTCTACATCCAGTACAGCAATGCCGCTACTCACGCTCCGCACCATGCACCACGAGAGTGGATCGATCGATTCCGTGGGCAGTTCGATCAGGGCTGGGATGCCATACGCGAGGAAACGATCGCTCGACAGAAGCAACTCGGTGTCATACCCGCAGACACCGAACTGACCGAACGTCCCGAGCAGATCGCATCGTGGGACTCCCTCACCGCCGAGCATCAAAAAGTGGCGGCCCGCATGATGGAGGTCTACGCCGGCGCTCTCGCTTACGCCGACTCCCAGATAGGCCGTGTTCTCGAAGAATTGGAACGCATCGGTGAACTCGACAACACGCTGGTCTTCTACATCCAGGGCGACAACGGAGCCAGTCCCGAAGGTGGAGCCAACGGCTCTCTCAACGAGATGAGTTACGTCAACCGTATGGAAGACAGCATCGAATCCCTCCTCGAACACCTCGACGAACTCGGCGGCCCGCTGCACTACAACCACTTTCCGGCCGGTTGGGCCCACGCGACGGATACCCCGTTCAAATGGTTCAAGATGGTCGCGTCGCATTTCGGGGGCACGCGCAACGGGATGGTGCTCTCGCACACCGCCCGAATCACCGACGCCGGCGGAATCCGCACGCAATTCCACCACGTCATCGACGTCGTTCCCACCATCCTCGATGTCATCGGAATAGAAGCGCCCAAACAGATTCGGGGCGTAGAACAGATGCCGCTGTGCGGAGTGCCGATGGCCTACACCTTCGATGACGCCGCGGCACCGTCGACCCGAACGACACAGTATTTCGAATTGATGGGCAACCTCGCGATCTATTCCGACGGGTGGGTTGCCGCTACTACGCCCCGGGAAATGCCGTGGGAATTCGCCACCGGCGCAGACTCTCTCGACGATGTGAACTGGGAGTTGTACCACGTCGAGAACGACTACAGTCAGTCCGACGATCTGTCGGCGCAGTACCCCGACAAACTCAGCGCGCTGGTCGATCTGTTCTGGGAAGAGGCCGAAGCCAACCAGGTTCTTCCCGTTATCGTCAAAGCGCTCAATCCTGGCCCGCCTAAGCCGAATCCGACTTTCGGCCTGACCACGTTCGTCTACTACGACGGGGTGACGCGAGTGACACCTGGCAGTGCACCCGATGTCACCAACAAGCCGTTCAGCATTACCGCGGACGTAGTGTTGACTTCGAACCACGCAGACGGCATGCTCCTCTCTCAAGGTGGTCGATTCGGTGGCCATGCTCTGTATTTGGCAAACGGTGTCCTCACCTACCACTACAACCTCTTAGGCCGCGAGCGTGGCACGGTCACTTCCGAATTCGCTCTTCCTGCCGGACGGCACCAACTCGTGGCCGTGGTCGACATCGATCCCACGCAGCGCGGCGGATCCGCAGCGGTCACCCTCCTCTGCGATGAGGAGAAGGTCGGATACGGAACCGTGGCGAACACTGCCCCGTTCCGCCTCAACTATATCGAAGGCCTGAGCATCGGACGCGACACCGGAACCCCGGTGTCCGAGCAGTACCAGCTGCCGTTCATCTTCGACGGAGTACTCGACAAAGTGACCGTAGCCCTCGGCTGA